The DNA segment GAAAGAGGGGCGCGTCCTGCGGGGTGCGCCCCTTTTTTATTTCTCAACCGTAACTGAATACCGTCCTTCAACGCTGAACTCAATTCATTGAACGTCCGTTCAAAGAATGCTACCGTGGCGGATATGAGTGCCCCCACCGTCCGCCCCAGCATCGGCATCACCGCCCTGGGAAGTTACGCGCCCGAACGTATCGTGCCCAACGCGCATTTTGAGGCGTACATGGACACCAACGCCGATTGGATCGAATCGCGCACCGGTATCCGCGAGCGGCGTTTCGCGGCCCCCGACGAGTACACCTCCGACGTGGGCGTGGGCGCGGTACGCGACATGCTCTCGCGTGACCCGGACGCCCTCAAGGAAGTGGACGCGGTGATCTGCGCCACGGTCAGCCCGGACGCGATGATGCCGTCCACCGCTGCATTGATCGCCATGCAGGTGGGGCTGGCGGGGGCTGCCGCTTTCGATCTGTCCACTGCCTGTAGCGGCTTCGTATATGCCCTGAGCGTGGCGTCGGGCCTGATCCAGTCCGGTGTGGCGCGGCGCGTGCTGGTGGTGGGGGCCGAGGCCCTGAGCAAGATCGTGGACCAGCAGGACCGGGGCACGGCCATCCTGTTCGGAGACGGCGCGGGCGCGGCAGTGGTGGGGCCGGTGCCCGCCGGGCTGGGCTTTCAGGAGTTCATCATGGGCGCGGACGGCGCAGGCGGGTCCAGCCTGTACCTGCGATGCGCGGCCCCGCAATTGCCCGGCGGTTTTCAAATGGGCCAGTATGTGGGTATGAACGGGCGCGAGGTCTTCAAATTCGCCGTGCGCGTGCTGGGCGACAGCGGCACCAAGGTCCTGCAAAAAAGCGGCCTGACCAGTGCGGATGTGGACTGGGTGATTCCGCATCAGGCCAATGTGCGGATCATCGAGGCCGCTGTGGAGCGCTTCGGCATCCCCATGAGCAAAACCGTGGTCAATCTGGACCGCTATGGCAACACCTCCAGCGCTACGGTGCCGCTCGCACTGCACGAAGCGGTGCAGGACGGGCGCGTGCAGGACGGCCAGCAATTGCTGCTGATCGCCTTTGGCGGCGGCCTGAGCTGGGTGGCCGGGACGATGAAATGGTGGGGCGGCGCACCCAGCCTGAAGGCATCCGCCCCCGCGCTGGCCGAGGTGGGCGCTTGAGTCCCCCCAGCAGCACCAACAGAATTGCCGCCCTGTTTCCTGGTCAGGGTTCGCATTCGGTGGGGATGGGCGCTGATCTGGCCGCCGCTTTTCCGGTTGCCGAAGCCGTGTATGCCGAGGCCGAGCAAACACTGCCGGGTCTGCGCGCGTTGATCGAAACCGGACCTCTTGAGGACCTGACGATGACCGCCAACCAGCAGCCCGCCCTAGTGACCGCCAGTATTGCCGCATACCGCGCATGGCAGGCAAAGACGGGCCTGACCCCGATGGTGGCCGCCGGACATTCGCTGGGCGAATACAGCGCTCTGGTGGCTGCCGGAGTTCTGACATTGGCTGACGCTCTGACCCTGACGCGCAAGCGCGGCACGCTGATGCAGCAGGCCGTCGCTCCCGGTGACGGGGCCATGAGCGCCATCATGGGCGATCCGGCGGTGGTGGCGGAAGTTTGCGAGGGGATCACGGGCGTGCAACCCGCCAACTTCAACGCCCCCACGCAGACCGTGATCAGCGGTGAAGCTGGCGCGGTGGCCGAGGCCAGCGCCGAACTGAAGTCACGCGGCCTGAAAGCCATTCCCCTGAAAGTCAGCGCTCCGTTCCACTGTGCGCTGATGGCCCCCGCTGCGGCAGGTCTCTCGCCCGATCTGCAGGCGGCGGCTTACGGCCCCTTCGCCTTTCCGGTGCTGGCGAACGTCACGGCTGAATTGAATGACGATCCCCAGCGCGTGCCGGAGCTGCTGGAACGTCAGATCACGGGCGCGGTGCGCTGGGTGGAGACAATTGAGGCGCTGGCGGGTATGGGTGTGGACACCTTTATCGAGTTCGGCCCCGGCAAAGTGCTGAGCGGGCTGGTGGGCCGCATCGTACCAGGCGCAAAAACCTTCCAGATGGGCACGGCGGCGGATGTGGAAGCGTTCGGGCTGTGAGGGTGCTGGATGATTTG comes from the Deinococcus sp. AJ005 genome and includes:
- a CDS encoding beta-ketoacyl-ACP synthase III, whose protein sequence is MSAPTVRPSIGITALGSYAPERIVPNAHFEAYMDTNADWIESRTGIRERRFAAPDEYTSDVGVGAVRDMLSRDPDALKEVDAVICATVSPDAMMPSTAALIAMQVGLAGAAAFDLSTACSGFVYALSVASGLIQSGVARRVLVVGAEALSKIVDQQDRGTAILFGDGAGAAVVGPVPAGLGFQEFIMGADGAGGSSLYLRCAAPQLPGGFQMGQYVGMNGREVFKFAVRVLGDSGTKVLQKSGLTSADVDWVIPHQANVRIIEAAVERFGIPMSKTVVNLDRYGNTSSATVPLALHEAVQDGRVQDGQQLLLIAFGGGLSWVAGTMKWWGGAPSLKASAPALAEVGA
- the fabD gene encoding ACP S-malonyltransferase; amino-acid sequence: MGADLAAAFPVAEAVYAEAEQTLPGLRALIETGPLEDLTMTANQQPALVTASIAAYRAWQAKTGLTPMVAAGHSLGEYSALVAAGVLTLADALTLTRKRGTLMQQAVAPGDGAMSAIMGDPAVVAEVCEGITGVQPANFNAPTQTVISGEAGAVAEASAELKSRGLKAIPLKVSAPFHCALMAPAAAGLSPDLQAAAYGPFAFPVLANVTAELNDDPQRVPELLERQITGAVRWVETIEALAGMGVDTFIEFGPGKVLSGLVGRIVPGAKTFQMGTAADVEAFGL